Below is a window of Callospermophilus lateralis isolate mCalLat2 chromosome 9, mCalLat2.hap1, whole genome shotgun sequence DNA.
CTTCCCTGCAAGCGTCGGGAGCGACTCGTTAACACGGACGCTTTGTCTTGGGGGACTGGTCCCCACATCGCTCCTTACGGGCTGCAGCTGCTTCTGGCCGCACTTCAGGTGGCACTGCCACTGGCTGGCCTGGTTGGCCGGGTGGGCACCGCCCGGGGGGCCCGGCTGCCAGGCTACCTGCTGCTGGCTTCTGTGCTGGAGAGTCTGGCCAGTGCCTTTGGCCTGTGGCTGCTTGTGAAGGAACGGAGCCAGGCACGGCAGAGTCTCGCAATGGGCGTCTGGATCAAGTTCAGGCACAGTCCTGCTCTCCTGCTTCTCTGGACGGTGGCGTTTGCAGCTGAGAACTTGGCCCTTGTGTCTTGGAACAACCCGCAGTGGTGGTGGGCAAGGGCAGACCAGGGTCAGCAGGTGAGGGACCTTGTGGAGAGAATGGGAAGCACTAATGGCAGGGCCTGGGAAGAAGTACTGCATGTGTGGACTTACTGGCTCCATACTTTAGGATggctcttaaaaaaagaaaggagtgacCGGTGCCTGTTGGGTGCTGATAGCCAGCTGGTGGGGCGTGCCTGTGCTGAGTCactgtggtttttttgttttttttttaagcctgttAGGTGCTGGGCTCCTGAGGAGGGATCAGTGTTATGAGAAGTAGTCAACGATATTTTAGTGTCATTCACATTCTGTGCACATTTCATTTTAGGTTCAGTTTGGTCTGTGGGTCCTGAGATATGTGGTTTCTGGAGGGCTGTTTGTCCTGGGGCTCTGGGCCCCTGGACTTCGTCCCCAGTCCTACACCTTGCAGGTTATTGAAGAAGACCAAGATGTAGAAAGGAACCAGGTACACCTTGTTTCCTGAGTCCtgagatgtgtgtgtgttgtgtgcatGCGTGTATGCACTCTGGGTTTCCATCCCAGGGTCTCCTGAATGCtaaacatgctctaccactgacctacatctccAAGTCCTCTGAATCCAGGTGTCTATCTTTATTTAATTCCCTGTCATCATTCCCTCTCCCCATAAAGAGTTAGTTCTTTTCCCAAACATCAATTTGTGACCCAGTAGTAGCTTTCTAATCCCATAAGGGCTTGCTCAGACACTTGGGAGCTATATCCCCATACATTTTTCCATGGAACATTTTTGGCTAGTGAGTTTCTTTATCTCTGAGCTTCTCTCCTCTGTGTGTTATTCTCCTAGGCTGGATCGACAGACCAACAGTCTACTTGGCGAGACCTTGGCAGGAAGCTTCGCCTGTTGAGTGGCTACCTATGGCCTAAGGGGAGTCCAGCTCTGCAGCTGGTTGTACTCATCTGTCTGGGGCTCATGGGCTTGGACCGAGCACTCAATGTGTTGGTCCCCATCTTCTATAGAGACATTGGTGAGGGGGAGAAGGAATACAGCTTAGACTGCTGGTTCTTCCTTGGACTGGTGGATGAGGTGGCTCTTACCTAGGGAGATGGGACAGAGGGAGGTGGGACAGTGGGAGCTAGGTGGTCAGAAAAGGACAGCTTGGGGCAGTTTTGCCTGAAGCAAATCCCAGGTACCCAAGTGACCTTTTTTTCCATAGTGAACTTGCTGACTAAGAATGCCCCTTGGAGTTCCCTGGCCTGGACTGTTACCACCTATGTCTTCCTCAAGTTCCTCCAGGGTGGTGGcactgggagtacaggtgtgTGGGACCCTGCACTCATCCTGGTTGGCATCAATCCCTCCCACAGGCATTCCCATACCCCTGTGCCTCATTGAGGATTCCTTTCCCAGGTCCCTCTTGCTTTTAGACCTTTCATATCTTAGTGTTGGGCTGACATCCCTCAGCCTCAAGCCCTATTGAGGCTTCCCTGCTCCCTAGGCTTTGTGAGCAACCTGCGCACATTCCTGTGGATCCGGGTGCAGCAGTTCACATCGCGGCGTGTGGAGCTACGCCTCTTCTCCCACTTGCACGAGTTATCACTGCGTTGGCACCTGAGTCGCCGCACTGGGGAGGTGCTGAGGATTGTTGACCGGGGCACATCCAGTGTCACAGGGTTGCTCAGGTGCCACACGAGTGGAAAGGGCATTGGGAGGGTGGGACCCTGAAGCAGGGGTAGAGGAGCTATCAGAATAGACCTTGCCTGAGCTGCTACCCCTCTCACTtggtttatgttttgttttataaatcATAAGGGTGATATATACACTGCTGTCATAATAACTTAATGCAGACAAGAAGAGATCTCAGTTATATCTGTGCAGATTCACAGAATTAATATACTGTGGAAAATTTTCCTAAATCAGGTTTTTAGGACATAGGTGTTGTTCTTAGAGTTCCTTTAACAAAACCTCATGGGGGTATATTTTCATCCATGCATGAAGATCTCCGCTACTCACCATAACTGATAACTTTATAGAGAATTCTGTGATTTGGGCATGCCATGGTTTATTTAGCTGTGTATCTCTTGAAAGACATTTAGATTGATTCCAGTCTGTTGCTATTGAAAACAAAACACTACACTAAAACTCCTAGAGGTAGAGTTGCTGGGTGTAAGCCACCAACCTTTTGTCGCTTGACTTGCCCTCTTAGCTACCTGGTGTTCAACATCATCCCCACGCTGGCCGACATCATCATTGGCATCATCTACTTCAGCATGTTCTTCAATGCCTGGTTTGGCCTCATTGTGTTTCTGTGCATGAGTCTTTACCTCAGTGAGTACAGCTGGGTGAAACCATCTCTCTGAACTATCTAGGGCTTCCTTGGCATGAGCATCACTACCCACtttggggaggctgaggattGATGGACTTGATTAGGATATGGCTCCTCCTGGCATGGTGGGCAGGTTTCCTGCTCTGTCACATTGAAGCTTAATTCACCCTAGATAAAGGACCAGGGAGGGACATCCTTGTCACATTAGGTCCCTCCAGTGGCCTCAGGTCAAGGAGAAACTCATTTATGCAGTAAGATGCATTTTGCCTTTACCTCAAGACGTTTTCCACTCATAGGCCTTTGAGTAAGCTGCAAAGATATCTTAGATGAAGCTCCTCTCCTCAGCAAGCTTAAGGCTCTCTTCCTCTTGAGTCTGGGTCCCAGGGCCCTAGTGTAGGTTTACTATGTATGGCAGGTAGTGGACATCAATGCTTAGTCTTTGTTGTTGAGGATGATGACTTATTCTCCCTGCCCCTTACCCTGTCACCCTCCAGTCCTGACTATCGTGGTCACTGAGTGGAGAACTAAGTTTCGCCGTGCCATGAACACACAGGAAAATGCCACGCGGGCACGAGCAGTGGACTCTCTGCTAAACTTCGAGACAGTAAGGGAGGCCTCAGGGCCAGTGATGAGGCACAGAAATGTGGAGGAGGGTGGCTAAGACCACTGGGGTGATGAGAACCTAGGGTTAGTGATATTTGGAATCAGGAAGGGGGATTAGGAATCTGGATGAGTGACCTGAGCGCTGTGTGCTGTTTGACTTCATCAGGTGAAGTACTACAACGCTGAGGGTTATGAAGTGGAGCGCTACCAAGAGGCCATCATAAAGTATCAGGTGAGGATGTGAGGTATGGCCTCCTAAGAGCAGCAGGCTGGTCATCTGGGTATTGTCAGGGCTGAGAGTAGTATAGTCCAGGTGGTGAGATCAAAAGTTGGGATTTGATGATGGTCAGCGTGTATTTGACATTCCTCACTCCTGTGTCATTACCTTCAGGGTTTGGAGTGGAAGTCAAGCGCTTCACTGGTTTTACTGAATCAGACCCAGAACTTGGTTATTGGACTTGGTCTCCTTGCTGGCTCCCTCCTTTGTGCATACTTTGTCAGTGAGCAGAAGCTACAGGTGAGGCAGAATCTGGAATAAGAGAATGGGGTCAGGGAAGAGAGGGGCCTGGGGCCTGTGTCTGAGCCTCCAGGCCCTGAATGGGAAATGGGCAGGGCAACAGGAAGAGCAGCCTGCAGACCCCCTATAACTTGTCGGCTTCCCTGGGTCTCCACAGGTTGGGGACTTTGTGCTCTTTGGCACTTACATCATCCAACTATACATGCCCCTCAACTGGTTTGGCACCTATTacaggtaattgctggctcttacCTGTTTGATGTGTGTGTTGCTATTTCCCAGCTCCTCAGAGGAACCCCAACCCTCACCCTTCTTGCAGGATGATCCAGACCAACTTCATTGACATGGAGAACATGTTTGACCTGCTGAAAGAGGAGACAGAAGTGAGTAGAGAGAGGAGTGGGGCTTTGTTGGGTTGTTTCTTGTGTCTGGAGAGTTTTTCATTGGCTGCACTCTGCCAGGTGAAGGACCTTCCTGGAGCAGGGCCCCTTCACTTTCAAAAGGGCCAGATTGAGTTTGAGAATGTGCACTTCAGCTATGCTAATGGGTAAGCCCTCCTCTTTTGCCTTCTTTCCTTTCCCCTAATCCATTTGCACACTGCCTTCctgcccctggtcctgctctgaaCCTTGGCTTTGCAGCTTACCACTACCAAGGAAGAGAGTCTAGGTGGAGAAGGGCAGCACCCAGTAGTGGCTCTAGTAATTGGAATAGCCTGCTGACCCCTCCCATACTTCTCTGCAGGCGGGAGACCCTGCAGGACGTGTCCTTCACTGTGATGCCTGGACAGACACTGGCCCTGGTAAGAAGACACCCAGCCACTTGGCCCATACTTCTTGAGCTTCTCTCATTCAGTGCCTGTGGCTCATGACCCGGACTAGGAATGAATGTGATAGACTTCATGGGTTTTGGTTGCCTGTTGGAGCCTTAAAAGACCTGAGTGGACCTGAGTGTTTCCCTGTGTtttcaatgcaacaggtgggcccATCTGGGGCAGGGAAGAGCACAATTTTGCGCCTTCTGTTTCGTTTCTATGACATTAATTCTGGCTGTATCCGAATAGATGGGCAGGACATTTCACAGGTAAGGTTGCTGGGGACAAGACCATAATTTAGAGGCCTATGTATAGAATACATGATACACATCTTCTTTAGTGGTCCAGGAAAGCAAAACAGTGGCAGCATATTTATTTCTATGGATGGAGAGAGGTGGAGATGGTGAATGATTTGCCCACCCAGCTAGCATTGGCAGTGGTGATGGCAGGATTCCAATCTTGGACCTCTTAGCCCTTGTGCTTCCTGCCATCCCATTCTACATCCCAGGCCTAGGGGATCTCACAGGGTGTGATATATAGTCTTTTGGCCCCAGGTGACCCAGACCTCTCTCCGATCCCACATTGGAGTTGTGCCCCAGGATACTGTCCTCTTCAATGACACTATTGCCAACAACATCCGTTATGGCCGTGTCACAGCAGGGAACAACGAGGTAGAGGCTGCTGCACAGGCTGCAGGCATCCATGATGCTATCATGACATTCCCTGAAGGTGAGGTATCTCTGCAGAGTCCCCTCCCCTGCCCAGTGTAGTCCTCTTAATGCTTCTGATCTCTGATTACAGATACTAAGTTTATTATATGTGACTTGAGGGAGGTGGGCATATCCACAGGGTACGAGACCCAGGTGGGTGAGCGGGGACTGAAGCTAAGCGGTGGGGAGAAGCAGCGAGTTGCCATCGCTCGCACCATTCTCAAAGCTCCAgacatcattctgctggatgaggtGAGGCCCCAGCACCcttcttccctctgttctccctctcTGTGCCCAAGCCACTTCTGCTAGGCATTTTCCCACCTGCCATAGGCATCACCCATCTGTTTCACCAAAACCCTTTATGGTTCTCAAGCCCAAACTCTTTATTTCCTGAGCCTCAGTAGCAAGCAGTTTGCATCCTCCTCCCATTGGGATCTTTGGGTGGCAGGGACATTTTACCCAGACCCTCTCTGTAGGCAACTTCAGCCCTGGATACATCTAATGAGAGGGCCATCCAGGCTTCTCTGGCCAAAGTGTGCGCCAACCGCACCACCATCGTGGTGGCACACAGGTACAGGACTACCAGACCTGGGTGGCTGGCAGTGTGGGCCACTTCTGGTGCAGTGGCAGATAACTGATCTCTGACTTTTTAGGCTTTCCACTGTGGTCAATGCTGATCAGATCCTTGTCATTAAAGATGGCTGCATCGTGGAGAGAGGACGGTGGGTGAGACCCACAGGATGAACAGGGGAGGGGCTTCTGGGGGGGGGGGTCCCTTGCCTGTCACCTTTTTCCTCTCATCCCACTTTCTCTACAGTGAAACTTACGGTTGGTGCTTACACTTGCTTCCTCACCCCAGGCATGAGGCACTATTGTCCCGAGGCGGGGTATATGCTGATATGTGGCAGCTGCAGCAACAGGGACAAGAAGCCTCtgaagacactaagccccagaccATGGCACAGTGACAAAAGTTGTGGTTTCTTCCCTCTCACACACTAACTCAGGGGAATAAGATGTGTCCCTTTTCCCTGGCTTATTTCATCCTAGTCAGGGGTTTGGTGCTAGCTGTTATGAGGGAAAGGGGCCTTTTAGAAAAGCACTTTTTGGGAAAATAAATGTGTGGAATGTGCGAGATCACTGTGGCTTTGTCTGTGGGGAATTGTGAGGGACCTCTGTTCTTAAGTCAACAGAGCATTTCTGACATTTACTATCTTGGTTAGAGAAGGAAAAGACACACATCACTTGGATATCTTATTAACTGCCAAGGTCTTTATTCTTTCCAGGCCCCTCCCTGCCCACTACCTATGTGGGGCAGCCCCCAGGCAAGGGGATGACATGATGAAGGGGGCTGAGAGTGGGGCTTGGCTAGCACCCACCAAGGGCCCAAACAGAAAATGGTTCTCAGTTACTGTCTTCCTGCAGCAGAAGAGCTAGCAGGACCTTTCATAGGCTCAGCTCAGCAAGCCTTCTGGTGCTCCTGGGAGCTGCCTCCACCTCACTTCTGCTTCTCTCTGCACTCCAGGTTACTGTGCGCCTCTTCTCTCTGTGTACCCTGGAGGTGTGAGGGCCACAGTCCTTCTCAGCTGAGCCTCCCTCCCCAAGCCCAGGACCCTAGCACAGGCTGCAGTTGGACGGCTTCAAGCTGCGGCTCTGCGTCTGGagcaaggagagggaggaggaggaggagagagggtaCAAAAGTCAAAGAAAAGAGGAAAGGCCTCATTTCAGAACTTAGCACGGGCTGGGGTCACACTGAAAGCAAAAGGATAACCATCATCCCAGCACTCTCCAGCACTTGGAGGAATACCCCCTAGACACAGTTTCTTACTCCTTACTAGCTCAGGGCCTCATATTTATCACACTATCCTCATACCTGCTGCCGTTGGTATTCTGCCTCACTGGCAGATAGTGCTTGAGCTAAAGCCAAGTCTTCTTCCTCCTGAGAACTAAGAGAAACAACTTGAGTTGGATGACAGTAATATCtaaaattcaatcatccagtctGCTAGGCATCATGGTGCTGAGCACCTCTAGGTATTACTGCAGTCTTCATAGCTATCCAGGATGGATGCCAGTATTGTCCCCATTGTATAAAGGCAATGAAAGAACTGGTCAAAAGTTATCTTGAGCCCAAGTTCTTATTATCTTGTATTGAGTCAGAGAGGTCTCTCCTCCCTCCAGACTGAACCCTTGCCTATGTCCTACTCTCTCTCTTTCACCAGAGTAGATAGATACCTTGGGATTTGGGGTTTGGTCTCTGCCAGAGATAGTTCCAGGGCACGTTGCAGAGCCTCATCCTCACTCTACAAAGGAAGATATAAGACAAGTTTCCTTGGACATTACTCTCTACCTGGGTTTGCTTCTGTCCAACTTTGCCCAACTCACCAAGCCATTCTGCAAAGTAATCACTGGAGGGATTGTCCGGGACGGAGATTGGGTTGTGGCTCTATGGCAGACAAATAAGAGGCTGAGATTAGAGATATGAAGgggaaaaaggggaggggagAAATGGGCAAGCCTACCTGCTGGGAGAAGTAGAGGAAGGTAAGGTCCGACTTGGGCTAGGAATGGTGCTTGCAGAAGAAGCCAGACCTTGTGATCTGGAAATGGCAGCAAGTCTGTAGGGAAGACAGTCTTGGCATGCCTCTAAGAACATGCCTTACCCAGGAAGTCAGAAAATGAGTTCCTCTAGTTTGAAAAAGAAGCTAAAAGATTCCCTTGGCCAATGAGGACAGGGTTGAAGCTTCCCAATTTGTAGTAATAGAGATCGAATCAGTTTAACAATTACCCTGCCTTGCTGGTTGGGTGCCCCTCCCAAGAGCAATCATGGTCCAGTGGGTGTCGGTGCTTGATGCAGAAGTTTCGGCCACAGCGCTCACAGGTCAGTTTCATCATCTCCCGCTGCCGGCAGCCAGAGCGTTCACACTTGTTGGTGAAGATCTGAGGTGAGTTGGAAAAGTTTAAGTCTGAGATTCTACCCCTTCTCCAGCCCCATTACTGGAGTTCACTGTTTAGATTTGCAGGCACTGGTAATCCCAGCTGGATCACGATTGACCCTTCAATCACTGACCTTGCGTTTTTGCTGTGCTGGATCAGAGCGACAGTCTCTGTCGATGTGCTCTCCCACAGCCCGGTCAGGGGGCTCCCCTCTGGCCACAGGCACAGGTACATTACACAGGGGACACACAGGTACCTGGATATCCTATAGTCAAGGGGCAGGAGTCAGTCTGTGGCCCACTACCAGTGCAACAAATCTCTGATCCTGAAAGAACTTTGATATATGCCCCCACTAGTGCACAAGAAAACCCAATGTTCCCCAGTATTGAGCCTCAAAAAGACAATAACAGGGAAAATGTGGGGCAGATTCTGGAGATTCTGAATGCATTCACCATCTGCCCCCTCTCACCCTCATGATCGCCCCCTCACCTTTTGGTAAGCGGATCCACAGTGATGCTGGGCATAGGCCACGTGGTCTGCACAGAAGATGCCTGAGCAGGCATCGCACTTGAGCGGCAGAAAATCTGCAGGAAGTGGATCGGATTGTAGGTCTAGCAGGACCTGGCTGTCCTTTCTTCTCACTCAAGGCTGCCACTCGGGAAGAAAAACGCCACCCTATTGGCAACACACTGCACCCCTTGCCTAGTCCACTACCTTTTGCCACGCCCCCTAGCCACCGCCCCCAACTTCGAGCTCCGCCCTTCTCTGACATTGCCAGCCCCGTACCCCTCCCTTCTCACCCCACCTGCAGTCCCAAGCCCTTTTCTGCTCCGCCCACCTCCCCGCGCGCTCCGCCTCTCACCCAAGCGCTGACAGCTCGGCTCGGAACAGTGAGCCCCAAGGTCCGGGAACTCCATTGCCGGGCCGGGCGGAGCCTGCCGGGGTAAGAAGCGAGGGCTGAGCTTCCCTAGGATCCTCACTCCGGATCGGGACCACCACCCTGCACTCAGGAGGGGGCTCCCGgtcccgccccttcctctccccctcccagcctgcgttaccagagcctctggactgCCGGTCCACCGCTCCCACTCTTCCTTGGGCGCGCGCGGGCGCGATGACGTCATCACGCAGTGCGGCCCGCGTCCGGCCCGCGCAGTCTCAGGGCAGAGTCGGGAGAAACCCATCAGAGCCCCGCCTCTCGCCCTGCAGGTCTAGGAGTTGGGTTCCAGTCTGAGGTCCGTGGGTTGCCGCACACCGGTCTGGGATCCTGAGCTCTGCCATAACTCCGGGAAGGATCTTTCTCAGTCCTCAGGGATGAGCGGAAGGAACGGTGACGGCGAGGACAAATGCTCTTTTGGGGACAAGGGCTGGCTGGGATAGTCTGGAATCAGGCTTTTCACAATTTGGTCTCTGGCCAGATTCTCATTCCACGCCCTCCCGCTGGCCAAATCATTCATGTCCAAGGTTTACCTACTCTTCAGGAGCTAATAGCTCTCATAATTCTTTGCAGTGCAGATCCCTCTCCAGAACTACAGATCCCTCCTCCAGGTCTAAGCTTTGAAGCCTTCCTCTGAGACTTCTCTGACTCATCTCATTCTGAGCCAGGCGCACTTTCTATGCCATCTCTCTTCCAGCACCCATAGCACTTCACTGTAATCAGCTGTGCACACATAAATATACTTGGGAGTTGGGGACCATGTCTATTCTGTGTCAGGTCCCAACACCTAACAGTGTCTGTAAGAGATTTCAGACTTGTATGTGAAGCCAAGTCACTACAGAACTATTTCAAAATGCAGATTCTGGGGCCCAGAGCTTCTGAATCAGTAGGAAGCACGTgaaataattcattttattttttggtactggagattgaacctaggggcactcaaccactgagccacatcttaaaccctttttatttttttattttgagacagggtcttgctaagttgcttagggcctcactaaattgctgagactggcttagtACTTGGGatctttctgcttcagcctccagagccgctgggattactggcTTTGGCCACCACGGCCAGCACATGAAGGAGTTCTGACACAGATTACCCATGCACCACATTTGGAAAACACTAGCTAGAATATTCTTAATGTATCTGGAATGTTTCTTGAATGAAGTGTGGGCATATTAGATTGGTTGCTGCTTTATCTTAGGAGCCCCAGTTTGAGTCTTTCCAACCTCAGCATACTTTGCTGCTTAACTGCCTCTGACTCCTCCTGTATGGGGTAGttgtttctctccctctctctctttctctctccctctttgttgttattattattttggtagtgcgaggaattgagcccagggcctcacacatgctaagcaagcacgctACTACTGAGAGCTATATCCTCTTCTTTTGAGTTGGTGACTCTATCCCCCCATAAATCTAGGCATGGGGATAAGTTAACAGAGGAAATAAGCTCAAGAGTTCAATTGCCCTCCAGAATGGAGAGATAAGCTAGGCTACAATTGAAAGTGAGGGCGAGGCCAGGTtgcgaatgcctgtaatcctggtggcttgggaggctgaggcaggaggatctcgagtataaagccagcctcagcaaccagcaaggtactaagcaattcattgagagcctgtctctataataaaatacaaaatagggctagggatgtggctcaatggtcgagtGCCTTTGGGGCTTAGCGTAACACatctgcctggcatgtgtgaggcactcggtttgattctcagcaccacatataaataaataaaataaaggtctatcagcaactaaaaaaaaagaaagaaagaaaagacaaagaaaatgagGAGCCAGTCTCTTAGTCTTTAGTCTTTCAGAAATGCTGAGGCTGTGCTTTGAAGTGGACTCATGGCCCCTGTCCACTTTAGCAGCAGCTGAAGTCAGAAATGGGTCTGGCAGATATGACTGCTGCATCTAGCCAATGAGATTCATGAAGATatgacaactacaactaaaaaataaatacttaaaaaaaaaaagattgaacctGTAACATACAAACCATCTGCCATATAACCACACTGTCATAGGAACCAAGAACCAGGAAAAAAGACTTTTTTtgaggtgggtaccagggattgaactcaggcacttgACCCCtgtgccacattcccagccctacattgtattttatttagagacagggtctcactgagttgcttagtgccttgcttttgctgaggctgggtttgacctcagatcctcctgtctcagcctcccatgccgatgggattacaggcgtttgccactgtgcccagctggaaAAGGTATCTACAATACCTCTGACTAATGGGACACTTGagctccataaaaaaaaaaaaaaaaaaagttgatattGTAGCTTACACCCATGGATTTAAGTCGTGTAATTATGTGACTCTTTTTTTCTCCTCTCAAAGTCTATGAACAAAGCTATGGCTAACCGCCATCAGTCACTGATTTCACTTGTCTCTTTTAAGATTGTAAAAGTCATTTCACTAGATTAATCCTATTGCTCAAGATTTGTCAGAATCTCTGGTCACAACTTGAAGTCAAAGCTAATGACATATTGGAGACTATCCAGGTGTGCACTTAAGGGTCCTCTGCCATGGGGATTCAGCTTTGGCACAGGCCCCATAAAAGGACAATTTCTAGGCTGGGGTtgtcactcagtggtaaagtgcttgcctggcatgtgtgaggcactgggttagatccttagcaccacacaaaaataaataaataaataaaggtattatgttcatctacaactaaaaaatattctttttaaaaaagagaacagTTACTGAAGAGCTCAATGTTCATAAATTCTGAGAGTACCATATATGAAATTCAGCATCCGTTTTTTTAGATTAAAACATGAAATTGGTAATATTTGACCAtttttatacttaaattgatTTCCCAATGTGGTTTAACTAATCTAAGCAGCATATGTTACTAGCAAGAATTATTTTTTCTGACCTATCTAATCTTCAGCCTGCTAGGAGTGCAGACATAAAAGCAAACACTCTCTGTGTGGAAGTGTGATTTAAAGTccattagggctgggattgtggctcagcggtagagcgctcacctagcatgggtgggacccggcttcgatcctcagcaccacataaaaagaaaggcatgtgttgtgtccatctacacctaaaaaaaaataaatattaaaaaaaaaaaaaagcccgtgCACCacggggttggggatgtagctcagtgtcagagcgcttgcctagcatgcataaagccctgggttcaattcccagtactgtaaaataaataaataaaaatcagataTACTAAATGTCTATGTACTTTATCCTCAGACATCTACTATTAGTTATTTAACTAATAGGGCAAAAGAAGAGGGTACTAGGTAGGATATATGTTAAACTGCTATAAAAGAAACTCAAAATAACAAGAGCTAAACAACAAACAAGTTTAATTTCTTGCTTGTGTAATAATCCAGGGCTGGTATGACAATACCTGTCAGGAACCCAGGTGCCTCCTAAAATTACTTCTCCATCCCTATGATTGTCTTTGTACCTGTGGTTCCAGATA
It encodes the following:
- the Zfand2b gene encoding AN1-type zinc finger protein 2B isoform X1 encodes the protein MEFPDLGAHCSEPSCQRLDFLPLKCDACSGIFCADHVAYAQHHCGSAYQKDIQVPVCPLCNVPVPVARGEPPDRAVGEHIDRDCRSDPAQQKRKIFTNKCERSGCRQREMMKLTCERCGRNFCIKHRHPLDHDCSWEGHPTSKAGLAAISRSQGLASSASTIPSPSRTLPSSTSPSRATTQSPSRTIPPVITLQNGLSEDEALQRALELSLAETKPQIPSSQEEEDLALAQALSASEAEYQRQQGTQREEAHSNLECREKQK
- the Zfand2b gene encoding AN1-type zinc finger protein 2B isoform X2; the protein is MEFPDLGAHCSEPSCQRLDFLPLKCDACSGIFCADHVAYAQHHCGSAYQKDIQVPVCPLCNVPVPVARGEPPDRAVGEHIDRDCRSDPAQQKRKIFTNKCERSGCRQREMMKLTCERCGRNFCIKHRHPLDHDCSWEGHPTSKAGLAAISRSQGLASSASTIPSPSRTLPSSTSPSRATTQSPSRTIPPVITLQNGLSEDEALQRALELSLAETKPQIPSSQEEEDLALAQALSASEAEYQRQQTQSRSLKPSNCSLC